One genomic region from Homalodisca vitripennis isolate AUS2020 chromosome 6, UT_GWSS_2.1, whole genome shotgun sequence encodes:
- the LOC124365562 gene encoding LOW QUALITY PROTEIN: nucleolar transcription factor 1-A-like (The sequence of the model RefSeq protein was modified relative to this genomic sequence to represent the inferred CDS: deleted 1 base in 1 codon) produces MTMFRNVPWKAVAIGGGIAVVIVGGGLWTYRRYTSSGGTPAPVVTPDFVVTVPEPVTDPREEQIEETAEATPIGDGEERQDSIVPVNASQASMVPLVVIQLKKSKKKRLLVDNEEDHVLQSQPKKKKKVKPEVETVEENDEEVLVLDNEEEVEQKTAKEENQDWNKEDYNELIKRMEEQIPKNDTKGFTKRAELLDWNLVKFGDHSVEECQEKWKIMRSKVRHFRLLSEVLQDAKVWAEKPWAAPFSKKKTRHPEQPPRPLSSFMLFYMDKKDKIIKKHPSLKLTDISRIIGEKYKAMSDTKKSYYNQRALEMQKEYRQNLAKFYEKYPEYNPTTRKQITKSNKPLPPFKLYLKEKLKKHEQDEGFDQHEFTEKYKEMWKNLSFKKKACWIRLAKEEEEKYLEHLNDDLMEDPENISSAPYRSVISKEENLILDRLAGKPEKPPNSAYSLFSKLMLQDKHANHVEGEPKNRMREVALKWKEIPDDQKKTYAETVQHMHESYKLDFANYLESLPEDKKAEELAKLQPKKRTSKTKQKSSKKGSSRSKSPTRVLFKNEPEKPPVTAWDLYKIEFAKKNSSLPNKTACKRAALMWKNLSKSELDKYKKKHNKMKKQYMIEFEAFLKTLDEKELKEYSALKTAKIGEELDDDDVDEELSSDEEENSSSTASDSAGDSDSGVSEEDDTIETSHRRSHTHKFMDITVKNSSVCLVTVLLELFGGVIDLLLLETST; encoded by the exons ATGACCATGTTTCGAAATGTACCCTGGAAGGCTGTAGCTATTGGTGGTGGAATAGCTGTAGTCATAGTTGGAGGCGGTTTGTGGACTTATCGAAGATACACTTCGTCTGGCGGCACCCCTGCTCCTGTTGTAACCCCTGATTTTGTCGTCACTGTCCCAGAACCTGTAACAGATCCTCGTGAGGAACAAATAGAAGAAACTGCAGAAGCCACGCCGATTGGAGACGGGGAGGAACGGCAGGACTCCATCGTGCCTGTCAACGCATCACAAGCTAGCATGGTACCTCTGGTGG taaTTCAACTAAAAAAATCCAAGAAAAAGAGATTATTAGTTGATAATGAAGAAGACCATGTCCTTCAAAGTCAACCGAAAAAGAAGAAAAAGGTGAAACCAGAAGTTGAAACTGTTGAAGAAAATGATGAAGAAGTTTTAGTTCTAGACAATGAAGAGGAGGTTGAACAGAAAACTGCTAAAGAGGAAAATCAAGATTGGAATAAAGAAGACTACAATGAGCTTATCAAAAGGATGGAAGAACAAATACCAAAAAATGACACAAAAGGTTTTACAAAGCGAGCTGAACTTCTTGATTggaatttggtgaagtttggagACCATTCTGTCGAGGAGTGCCAAGAGAAATGGAAAATAATGAGGAGCAAAGTGAGACATTTCAGGCTACTTAGTGAGGTGTTACAAGACGCAAAGGTCTGGGCCGAAAAACCATGGGCTGCACCTTTTAGTAAGAAAAAGACTCGCCATCCTGAGCAACCTCCACGACCTTTGTCCTCTTTCATGTTGTTTTACATggataaaaaagacaaaatcatcaaaaaacaCCCGAGCCTAAAGTTGACGGACATTTCCAGAATTATTGGGGAAAAGTACAAAGCGATGTCTGACACAAAGAAATCTTATTACAATCAGAGGGCATTAGAAATGCAGAAAGAGTACAGACAAAACCTAGCAAAGTTCTATGAGAAATATCCAGAATACAATCCCActacaagaaaacaaataactaaaagtaacaaACCACTCCCACCATTTAAGCTGTACCTGAAAGAGAAATTGAAGAAACATGAACAAGATGAAGGTTTTGACCAACACGAGTTCACAGAGAAATATAAGGAAATGTGGAAAAATCTTAGCTTCAAAAAGAAAGCATGTTGGATAAGGTTGGcgaaggaagaagaagaaaagtatTTGGAACACCTGAACGATGATCTCATGGAAGATCCTGAAAATATATCTAGTGCACCATATAGATCTGTGATCTccaaagaagaaaatttaatattggaCAGGTTAGCAGGA AAACCAGAAAAACCACCAAATTCTGCCTACAGTCTCTTTTCAAAACTAATGCTTCAAGACAAGCATGCCAACCACGTTGAGGGTGAACCCAAAAACAGGATGCGAGAAGTAGCATTAAAATGGAAGGAAATACCTGATGATCAGAAAAAAACCTATGCAGAAACAGTTCAGCATATGCATGAAAGTTACAAATTGGATTTTGCCAATTACCTGGAAAGTTTACCTGAAGACAAAAAGGCAGAGGAGCTGGCCAAACTACAACCAAAAAAGAGAACTTCAAAGACTAAACAGAAGTCTAGTAAAAAGGGTTCTTCCAGATCTAAGTCTCCAACTCGAGTTCTTTTCAAAAATGAACCAGAAAAGCCTCCAGTGACAGCTTGGGATCTTTACAAGATAGAGTTTGCCAAAAAGAACAGCAGTCTACCAAATAAAACTGCTTGTAAACGAGCAGCCCTTATGTGGAAAAACCTCTCAAAATCAGAGTTAGACAAGTACAAAAAGAAACACAATAAGATGAAAAAGCAATACATGATTGAGTTTGAAGCATTCCTAAAAACTCTAGATGAGAAAGAACTTAAGGAGTATTCAGCTTTAAAAACTGCCAAGATTGGAGAAGAACTGGATGATGATGACGTAGATGAGGAGCTATCGAGTGATGAGGAGGAGAACAGTTCCAGCACTGCCAGTGATTCAGCAGGAGATAGTGATAGTGGTGTCAGTGAAGAAGATGATACCATTGAAACCtcacatcgccgctcgcacacccaca